One genomic segment of Prochlorococcus marinus str. MIT 0919 includes these proteins:
- the dapB gene encoding 4-hydroxy-tetrahydrodipicolinate reductase — MTKTENTKIPILVAGALGKMGSEVVKTISVSEDFSLIAAIDLNRDKEGQDIGDVLKIGKLDIHLNSDFEGCLCSASQAYRDSSPLNTPVLIDFTQPSVVYEHTRAAIAYGVHPVIGTTGLTPEQIKELEIFASKASIGTAIIPNFSIGMVLLQQAASAASYFYDHAELIESHHNQKKDAPSGTCIKTAELIEESQKFFNNVSQEEEESLTGSRGGKRQSGLNIHSIRLPGLVAHQEVIFGSIGETYVLTHNTIDRKAYMPGVKIAAKKVRDLSNLVYGLEKLI, encoded by the coding sequence ATGACTAAAACAGAAAATACCAAAATCCCGATTCTTGTGGCAGGTGCACTTGGGAAAATGGGTTCAGAGGTAGTCAAAACTATTTCTGTATCAGAAGATTTTTCCTTAATAGCAGCAATTGATCTAAACAGAGATAAAGAAGGTCAAGACATTGGAGATGTTTTGAAAATAGGTAAACTAGATATTCACCTCAATAGTGACTTTGAAGGCTGTCTTTGCAGTGCAAGTCAGGCGTATAGAGACTCATCTCCTTTAAATACACCAGTCCTTATTGATTTCACACAGCCATCTGTTGTTTATGAACACACTAGAGCGGCAATTGCCTATGGAGTACACCCAGTTATTGGAACAACAGGATTAACCCCAGAACAGATAAAAGAACTTGAAATTTTTGCAAGTAAAGCATCTATAGGTACAGCAATTATTCCAAATTTCTCAATTGGCATGGTACTTCTTCAGCAAGCCGCCTCAGCAGCAAGTTATTTTTATGATCATGCAGAATTAATAGAATCGCACCATAACCAGAAAAAGGATGCACCTAGCGGAACTTGCATTAAAACAGCAGAGTTAATTGAGGAGTCTCAAAAATTCTTTAACAACGTCTCTCAAGAGGAGGAGGAATCTCTAACAGGATCAAGAGGAGGGAAGAGACAGAGTGGTTTGAATATCCATTCGATTCGATTACCAGGCTTAGTAGCACATCAAGAAGTCATTTTTGGATCAATTGGTGAAACATATGTTTTAACTCACAACACAATTGATAGGAAAGCTTATATGCCGGGTGTAAAGATTGCTGCTAAAAAAGTGAGGGATCTTAGTAATCTCGTATACGGATTAGAAAAGTTAATTTAA
- a CDS encoding DUF4335 domain-containing protein, translating to MKQVFRYDKGATRLEVEGIADSSLGQNEDSIGILFNWKLNIIGRPQLEGKKEHIQCFMNVVLQYSRYRLSGLKKSFGSDTDFVTISPDQPLHKLLLRSGQNNVEPMSILLDDAELADLTRCFDFLRNDPRVHIKWGVNEDRRLGIIELFNLGRFSKRLLSPVIGLLSITLTSFLFLLIPNTSYEVPTEDQNHKVQNLPTKL from the coding sequence ATGAAGCAAGTATTTCGTTATGACAAAGGTGCAACAAGACTCGAGGTAGAAGGCATAGCGGATTCATCTCTCGGTCAGAATGAAGACTCTATAGGTATTTTATTCAATTGGAAACTAAATATAATAGGTAGACCTCAACTGGAAGGTAAAAAGGAACATATCCAATGTTTTATGAATGTGGTCCTTCAATACTCAAGATATAGACTCTCCGGACTTAAAAAGTCATTTGGTTCTGATACCGATTTTGTAACTATTAGTCCAGATCAGCCTCTGCATAAGCTTCTATTACGAAGTGGCCAAAACAATGTAGAGCCCATGAGCATATTGCTAGATGATGCAGAACTAGCTGACTTAACAAGGTGTTTTGACTTTCTTCGGAATGATCCAAGAGTTCATATCAAATGGGGTGTAAACGAGGATAGGCGATTGGGAATTATTGAGTTATTTAACCTCGGGAGATTTTCTAAAAGATTACTTTCACCTGTAATAGGACTACTTTCAATTACCCTCACCTCCTTTCTATTCTTATTAATACCTAATACTTCATATGAAGTTCCTACAGAGGACCAAAACCACAAAGTACAAAATTTACCAACTAAACTCTAG
- a CDS encoding DUF3038 domain-containing protein, with amino-acid sequence MQEDINFKKPPRTPSRARISRSGFQRLDLLLLAIESIDVNAPQIIVTAIRQLDLVKAFPNTVELWKFRCNNPMRKASIRVKASRDSEDSILLLLSFLSDHFYPRLRQLLSTKESTLENEKRWTSFKTRLNELIEERMNISREAVKSYLKPNNNEFYKEIIFSLALSSGPGGMNRLRASLMDNYK; translated from the coding sequence ATGCAAGAGGATATCAACTTTAAGAAACCACCACGAACTCCATCTAGAGCCCGCATTTCTAGAAGTGGTTTTCAAAGACTTGATTTATTATTACTAGCTATTGAGTCTATTGATGTAAATGCTCCGCAAATAATAGTCACTGCTATTAGGCAACTTGATTTAGTTAAAGCCTTCCCAAATACTGTTGAATTGTGGAAATTCCGTTGTAATAATCCTATGAGAAAGGCTTCTATCCGAGTAAAAGCCTCAAGGGATTCAGAAGATTCAATATTACTACTCTTGTCATTTCTATCAGATCATTTCTACCCACGTCTACGACAATTATTATCAACCAAAGAATCAACATTAGAAAATGAAAAGAGATGGACATCATTTAAAACCAGACTAAATGAATTAATAGAGGAAAGAATGAATATAAGTAGAGAGGCAGTTAAGTCCTATCTAAAACCTAATAATAACGAATTTTACAAAGAGATTATCTTTTCACTAGCCTTATCTTCAGGGCCAGGAGGCATGAACCGCTTAAGAGCGTCATTAATGGACAATTATAAATGA
- a CDS encoding FAD-dependent monooxygenase, with protein sequence MNYILPYKKIKIVGAGPTGSLLALALANLNIKIYLYDKEPYKNIVNKDKTYAITQSSYNFFKEINIWSELVSSLQEFNKLIVRDNIINEEINFNIKDIYKDNKDCQALGWIIEHTKLMECIANRIHNQKNIQFIQSVEGINELDEFDLCISADGFNSKAKKLCSGLSFSNVYDQACISFKVLLRGINDTTAMEIFCKDGPLAILPLGKNFYQIIWTSSHAICHKRIQYRYSQLLDELARFLPGGVEADYIVNSPKIFNTALSITLFINKKRQLLIGESFHCVHPVGGQGLNLSIRDISDLYHIIRNLRSKNLTYNNVSFKYQLYRLPDIISVAFSTHSLLKFFSNDYLIFIYFRKLVMKLIRKSRLIKKLILSQMTYGFLKFN encoded by the coding sequence ATGAATTACATTCTCCCGTATAAAAAGATTAAAATAGTTGGTGCAGGTCCTACAGGATCACTATTGGCCTTAGCCCTTGCCAACTTAAATATAAAAATTTATTTATATGATAAAGAACCTTATAAAAATATAGTTAATAAAGATAAAACATATGCTATTACACAATCTTCATACAATTTCTTTAAAGAAATTAATATTTGGAGTGAATTAGTCTCTTCCCTCCAGGAATTCAATAAACTTATAGTAAGGGACAATATTATTAATGAAGAAATAAACTTTAATATAAAGGATATATATAAAGATAATAAAGATTGTCAAGCTCTAGGTTGGATAATAGAGCATACAAAGCTAATGGAATGCATAGCTAATCGTATACATAACCAAAAAAATATTCAATTTATACAATCAGTCGAAGGAATCAATGAATTAGACGAATTTGATTTGTGTATATCCGCAGATGGTTTTAATTCAAAAGCCAAGAAGTTATGTTCTGGGTTATCATTTTCTAATGTTTACGACCAAGCATGTATTTCTTTTAAAGTATTACTTAGAGGAATTAACGACACTACAGCAATGGAAATATTCTGTAAGGATGGACCATTAGCCATACTTCCATTAGGCAAGAATTTCTACCAAATAATTTGGACCTCATCCCATGCAATATGTCATAAACGTATTCAATATAGGTATTCCCAATTATTAGATGAGTTAGCAAGGTTCCTACCTGGCGGGGTAGAAGCTGATTACATAGTAAATTCTCCTAAAATATTCAATACAGCTTTATCAATTACACTCTTTATAAATAAAAAAAGGCAGCTTTTAATAGGAGAATCTTTTCACTGTGTTCATCCAGTCGGCGGGCAAGGGCTAAATCTATCTATTAGGGATATATCAGACTTGTACCATATAATAAGGAATTTACGTTCAAAAAACCTTACTTATAATAATGTTTCCTTCAAATATCAATTATATAGACTGCCAGATATCATTTCTGTAGCTTTTTCAACACATTCATTGCTTAAGTTTTTCTCAAATGATTACCTAATATTTATTTATTTTAGAAAATTAGTCATGAAGTTGATTCGCAAGTCTAGGTTAATTAAAAAACTTATATTATCCCAAATGACATATGGCTTTCTTAAGTTTAATTGA
- a CDS encoding DUF2949 domain-containing protein, translated as MPSDELCLYLKRKFALTDKAIELGIKKSIEENAPLSIILWSYGLITVSQYQTLLDWINQN; from the coding sequence ATGCCAAGTGATGAGCTATGTCTCTACCTTAAGAGAAAATTTGCTCTTACTGACAAAGCAATTGAGTTAGGAATCAAAAAATCCATAGAAGAAAATGCCCCACTTTCAATTATTCTCTGGTCTTACGGATTGATTACTGTATCCCAATATCAGACCCTCCTGGATTGGATTAACCAAAATTGA